A genome region from Setaria italica strain Yugu1 chromosome III, Setaria_italica_v2.0, whole genome shotgun sequence includes the following:
- the LOC101765122 gene encoding putative glutaredoxin-C14, which yields MADRVMKLASERAVVVFTLSSCCMCHTVTKLMQDLSVNALVHELDSDPRGKEMERALLKMLGGRGPAVPAVFIGGKLVGGTNRIMSLHLAGELKPMLINAGALWV from the coding sequence ATGGCCGACCGCGTGATGAAGCTGGCGTCGGAGCGTGCGGTGGTTGTGTTCACGCTGAGCTCCTGCTGCATGTGCCACACGGTGACGAAGCTGATGCAGGACCTGAGCGTGAACGCCCTGGTTCACGAGCTGGACAGTGATCCCAGGGGCAAGGAGATGGAGCGCGCCCTGCTCAAGATGCTCGGCGGTAGGGgccccgccgtccccgccgtctTCATCGGCGGTAAGCTCGTCGGCGGCACCAACAGGATCATGTccctccacctcgccggcgagctcaAGCCCATGCTCATTAACGCCGGCGCGCTCTGGGTTTAA